The genomic DNA GGGGCTGGGACTGCCAACCCGTGCGCTCTGCAAGGCGCAGCTCTTGCTGCCACCACGAATCCTTCTGCCTGGCCTCCGTTAGGCACATGTGGGGAACAAATCCAGTCGCAGGCTGCTTTCCTGCTGAGCCCTGATACATGCTGTCCAGGCCACCTGGAACAGCCTTATGTGCCCCTGTCCATCCAGCAGGTGCCAGCGGATCCCTCAGGCTTAGCCAGGCACCGTCTCCTCCCATCTCCTCCCAAGGGCTTCCTCCACACCTGCTGACACTCCCTCCTCTGCATCCCCAGAGCACCCACAGCTCCTCCACTGGAGTGAGTGTCACATGATCATTGTTGACCTGCTCAGCTCCCACTGGAGCCTGAGCTCCCCGAGCGCCAGCTGCCCTGTACCTCCCTGTCGGCCTAGCAAAGGCCTGGTGCATTGTGGGGGTTCAGTACATCTGTTCGGTAGTATGATGCAAGCGATGAGCTCTGGGTGGGCAGAGTCAACAGAATGAAGTGGAGAATATACCCATTCTTACtggtatttcatctttttttttaagattttattttttatttattcatgagagaggcagagagaggggcagagatgtaggcagaagaagaagcaggctccctgtggggaacctgatgtgggactcgatcccaggaccccgagatcatgacccaagccaaaggcaaacactcaaccactggcccacccaggtgccctggtgttTAATCTTAACACCTTCCCACTGAGAttgatagtatcttttttttttttttggctgaaactgagtctcagaggagCTTTGTTGTTTGCGTAAAATCTCATGGCATTTTTGTCTCAAGgctagaattattattttttaagattttatttatccatgagagagaggcagagacacaggcagagggagaagtaggctccatgcagggagcccgacgtgggacttgatctcaggtctccaggatcacgccctggactgaaggcggcactaaaccgcggagccacccgggctgccctcaaaactagaattaaaatccaagatcctggggatccctgggtggctccgtggtttagcgctgccttcggcccagggtgtgatcctggagtcctaggatcaagtcccacatcgggctccctgcatggagcctgcttctccctctgcctgtgtctctgcctctctctctctctctctttctctgactctcatgaataaataaataaaatcttaaaaaaaaatccaagatccTGATGTGAGGCCTATGTTCTTTTACCTAAAGCTCATCGTGCTTGAACTGGGAGAAGCCACGAAGAGGAGGGTGTGTTGGAACCACGTTGTGAAGGCCTGACCTCTTGTGGAGAGGGTACACGACTTCCCTTAGGTTGTCATGTGGTTCTATGTTCCCCTGTATATGAGGATCAATTTGCCAGAAGTTCGTTCTGGAAGGCAAGGACCTGGTATGGTCGTTGAGAAGTCTTACAATTCTCCTCAAGGCATGGCTTGCCAAGAGGAATGGAGTTGCTGTCACTGGAAAAGGCCCCAAGACCTCACAGCAAGTGGAACACCCCAGACGCTAGTAAATCTGAAGGGGGAGATCCCTACGCCTCTCTGAACAGCCCTGCCCTGAGCAAGCCCTGGGCACTTAccaagcattttcattttgtcctttttattaggagtacctttttttttccagttttttctagaattattttttttttcccaaagagacttaaaataataatggtaaccTTATTAAACACTGTGTCCCAggcactattttaaatattttacatgtgtttACCTATTTAATCTTCCTAACAACCTTGCAGATAGGTGGTATTCTTGTCCCATATTCTGGCCCAGAAAACAGTacaagttaaataacttgcctgaggATACACAGTTCTTAAGTGATGCAGTTTGGCTCTAGAGCCTGTGTACTTACatacttatttagaaaaaatgtgcgtagagatccctgggtggcacagcggtttagcgcctgcctttggcccagggcgggatcctggagacccgggattgaatcccatgtcgggctcccggtgcatggagcctgcttctccccctgcctgtgtctctgcctctgtctctctgtgtgactatcataaattaaaaaaaaaaaaaattttttttagaaagaatgtgcgtgcagagagaggggaggggcagagagagagagaatctcaagctgacttggagcccagtgcaggccttgatctcatggcccctggatcgtgacctgagccaaaattaataatgggatgcttaactgactgagcacaccccccccccccagagtctATGTTTTTAACCCTGACATTGTTTAAAGCAGTTGACAACTTCCTAGAAAGACACTCAGAAAGATGAggcacacctggatggctcagtagttgagcttctACCCTCGGCTCAggtatgatcctgaggtcccaggtcaagtcccaccttgggctccccgcagggagcctgcttctccctctgcctatgtctctgcctctctctctctgtgtctctcgtgaataaataataaaatctttaaaaaaaaaaaactcagaaaaaagtctccattaaaaaaaaaaaaaaaaatgaggcaaagtgACCCTTGCCACATGTACCCGTGCTTCTAAGACTCCTGCAGAGATTGATGAGGAGGCTGGACCATTTTCAAGATTATTTACATTGCAGAACCCAGTCTCTGATTTACAAGTGCTTTTTGTTCATCACAAAACAACTGGTCTCGTTGTGCTGTCTTGCCTTCATCTTGCCTTTGGCGCTGGATGGAAACTTGATCCAGCAACTCTGCTGAGGTCACTGGGGTTCTGACATTACAGTGGGGCTATCCACTTTCTCTACTAGGACTTGGGATCTTTGGATCAAAGGGAGCTATGCactggagagagaaaatggggcTGAGGGTGGAATGCCTCCTTGAGCCTCTCTTACTTGATACCCAGGCTGGTGACATTGCCTGCTTATCCTTGATTTAAATAACACAAGGTAAAAtacagtggattttttttaaaaaaagaaaaatcctattaAGGATAATAATCACCAAAACCCTTTTTAGATGAACAAAGAGGTTAAAAGGGGACAGAGAAAGCTGGGAGAacatagggggcacctggctggctcagtcagtggagcatacaactcttgatctcagggtcctgagttcaaaccccacattggagggagagataatgaaagaaataaaaaataaaacaaaataaaatactaatttgtGGAATTTATGTGCTTTTAACTTATACAAAGAAATGTGTAGAGGTGCTGAGggggctcagtcatttgagtgtctgactcttagtttctgctcaggtcatgatctctgggtatTTTCAAGACACAGGAACTTATTTACAGTAGTTCTGTGGTTCTGGGACCATATAAAGAATTCTGTCCAAAGCCTTTCTCTGTTTATTGCCTCGAATCTCTCAGATTTTGAGCTTCTAGCCTTGGAGCCAAGTGGCTTCTATTCTGACCCATAGACTGCACTTTCTGTACTTCTTTTTCAGCTTTCTTGGAATCACTTCCTTTTTCACATTCTTCGGTTTTTTTCTGCAAATCagtttctttcaacttttctgatGATGTCTTTATGTTATAGTCTGTCCAGCTGTAGTTAACTTCTCCAGAATGTAATCTGgaaggagttttctttttttggatgaaCAGCTCATCTTCTTCAGTAGCACTTTATCCCCAGCCTACTGTTCCCCTTTGTGCTTCTCCTTGGGTGCTGGCCAGTCAGCTCCTTCCTGCCAGGCATTGCTGGGCTGCTTGACCAACGGGTGGTGTTCCAGCTTCTGCATACAAACCTCTGCCCCCACAACCCCACATGCCCCCCACCAGGCaaggcctcctccccaccccacccccctactccactcccctcttcctcccctggcTTCCTGCACCTCCTGCCACCACAGGTGGTGCACCTCCTCCCTTCCCTAGGCCAAGCTctgcaccctcctcctcctcctcctcctcctccccctcctcctcctcctcctcctccccttcaccctcACAGGCATGCTGGCCCTCTTCCACCATCACTGATGCAGGAGTATGGGAGGTACAAGGCTGGAGCTGCACATGGCCCATGCAGCATCAGACCATCTCCATTTGTATGTCGTTGGAAAATGACgttcatttgcccattttttaattgattttttgctattgagtggtataagttctttatatattttggatattattcattttttaaagatacatgatttgcaaatattttctcccattccataggttgccttttcattttgttgttggttttctttaCAGTGCAGAAGATTTCTGGTTTCATGGAgtcccacatttttatttttgtttttgttgcctttattcttttgcaagattttatttatttatttgagagaaagagagagagcaaggacaagcagaggaagaaagagagggagaagcaggctctccatctGAGCAAGGGGCTCAGTCctcggatcccaggatcatgacctgagctgaaggcagaggcttaagggactgagccactcaggcaccccattgTTGCCTTTGCTCTTGGTGTCAGATCCAAacaatcattgccaagaccagtgtCCAAGGAACTTACCCCCTCTGTTTTCTATAGAGGAGCTTTGTGGTCTTAGGTCTTGCATTCATGTAAGATCTAAACAAAAAATCTTACTTGACCTTAcattaaatccattttgagttgatttttgtgcatAGTGTAAGATAGGGTCCAGTTTCAGCCTTTTGTATATGGCTGTCAGGTTGTCCCAgcgcaccatttgttgaagagactcacCTTTCCCCATTCTACGTTCTCGGCTCCTTtgtaataaggaaataaaaagcatgcatatatgtaaaatactaatttttagaatttatatgcTTTTAACTTATACATGCAAGACCAGTGTCCAAGGAGTTTACCCCCTCTGTTTATatgcatgcttttatttttgggctctctattctatttcattaatgtgtttgtttttaggccagtaccatactgttttgattactatagctttatttgtaatacagTTGGAAATCAGGCTGCGTGATGACTCCAGCTTTGTTATTCTTTCCCAAGATCACTTTGGCtgtagggtcttttgtggttctatacaaactTTAAggttgtttcttctatttctgtaaaatatgcCATTGGAATGTTGTTAGGGATTGATTgcaatgaatctgtagattgctttaggtagtatggacatttaaacaatattacttctttcaattagcatagactacctttccatttatttgtttcttcagtttttaaaatttttcagtattaAGAATCTtcagtattggggcacctgggtggctcagttgtttaatcatccaactcttgatcttcaacttcaggtcttgatcttagagttgtaggttcaagccctataccgggttccatgctgggcatggagcctactataaaaaaaggaattgtcaCTAATAACAATTGTATGTGGTTCTCCATATCTTGTCTGAATATCAGGTAAATACCAGGACAAGTAtccataaattaaataaattaggatAATTATGGTGGAACCAGACCAATAATAGTTCTGTGTGaaaccttattattattattattattattattattatttgagttcCCACTGTTTGGTGGTAAATACCCTCAAAATAGATGGCCTGCTGAAAGTTAGTGAATGCACTATGTGCCTTTTTGCCCTTTTGTTGTAGGCTGATTTTAACAAAATTGCAGAAGATGTGAGGAAGCTGAAAGCAAGACCAGATGATGAAGAACTGAAAGAACTCTATGGGCTCTACAAACAATCCGTGGTTGGAGACATTAATATtggtattttatataatatatgttaataatatgtttaaaatcatatatttaaaaaataatacatttcatcTGAACATTTATAGAAGCATTGAGTAAAAagtaaacttgaaaatatatctgtCCTTCTTTTGGCAGAGTGTCCAGGAATGTTAGATTTAAAAGGCAAAGCTAAATGGGAAGCATGGAACCTCCAAAAAGGTTGTTAATtcttaaataagtgaaataaactttCTTAATTTCCCAGGACATCAGTCAGTGAGATCATCTGTTTGTGTCCTTCTAGGGCTGTCGAAGGAAGATGCCATGAGTGCCTATATTCCTAAAGCAAAAGAGCTGATAGaaaaatatggaatttaaaattcaGCTATGAGAAAGTTTTCCTTTTGAAGCCTTCATAATGGTATCATGACCTACCTAGGGAAGAAATGCACCGTTAACTCTTTACACATCATGAATATGTTTGCTGTTAACATGAATTGTAGTCCTTAATTAGAGGTATGCTGAAACTATAAATTTAATGGAATTTTACTTGCTAAAATCaggtaattttaaaagttctttaaaaaaaaaacattgatagagcacctgggtggctcagtcagttaagtgtctgcctttggctcaggtcgtgaacccagggtcctgggattaagtcctgcatggggcaccctgctcagcggggagtctgcttctccctttccatctgctcCTCACccttgctcatattctctctctctctgtctcaaataaataaataaaatatttttaaaaattaaaaataaaacaatttaaaaagtattcttctGGTAGAATGCCACAAAAACATTAACAATTTTGGGGGGCTTATCTGTTTTTCTACAGTGAGTTAGTATTATTGGtatgtaatcaaaacagtttatTAAGAACCAATAACAAGGCTCTTCCTTTGTTGCACGGTGTAGCTTTGGGATTCTCACTGATGTGGGGCCTTGGTAATCATCATCATACTGGTTCTATAATTCTTTACTAGGTGACCTcagacaaattatttaaccttgCTAAGCCCCATCTagagttgggggaaaaaatcagtctCACAGGGTTGTAAGAATTGAATGATTCTTGAGATAATTGAGAATTGATCGTTGAGGTAACTCTAATTATCCTACCTTCAATTTAAAGCACACATTATATAAAACCTAACAATG from Canis lupus dingo isolate Sandy chromosome 2, ASM325472v2, whole genome shotgun sequence includes the following:
- the ACBD7 gene encoding acyl-CoA-binding domain-containing protein 7 translates to MSLQADFNKIAEDVRKLKARPDDEELKELYGLYKQSVVGDINIECPGMLDLKGKAKWEAWNLQKGLSKEDAMSAYIPKAKELIEKYGI